CGGCGTAGTGGCCCAGTTCGTGGACCAAAAGCACGCCCAGCACCGCTGCCGTGAACGGCCACGCCTGGAGGATGACCAGCGGGTTGGCGGTGATCTCCGAGAGGGGGACATAGTACCAGCCGTACGCGCCAACGAACAGCGTCGAGATCACCGTCGTCACGAACAACACGAGGTTGGTCCACGGGATCCCCTCGGGTCCGGCGCCGATCGGACGCGCGATAACGACGTCGGCCTCGCTGGTACGGGTGAGTTCGACCTCGTAGCCGATCTCTCGGAAGGCGGGAGCGATCCGACGCATGAGCGCTCGGTCGGGCACCAGCGACTCGCCGTAGTAGAGGATCCGATCGCCGTCCCGGCGCGTCGCTGTCAACTGAAAGAACGTTCGAAGCGGCTCCGGCCGGGGCGTCTCGCTGGGGGATTCCGCCTCGCCCACCGGGCCAGAGACCTCCTCGTCTGCCATCGAACTCAGTTAGGGATCCGCAGGCAAAACGCTTGTCGTACGGGCGGGAGCAGACGTGTCGTCGGGGGCGACAGTGGAGTCGCTCACGGCGAGGGTGCCGCCTTCTGGAGTGCGGTTTCGGCGATGTTGCCGCCGTAGTCCCCACACCGGGAGACGGAGTCGACGATGAGGCCGAGCAGCTGCGCCCTCGCGGGATCGAGGTTCCGCAGATACGAGTCGATCCGGCGGGCGTCCTCGTCGATCCGCTGGACGGATTTCCGCGCGTCGTTTGCGACCCGTGTCGCGACGTCTCTGTCCTCCGAAAACAGCGCGTCCATCGCGTCGTCGATCACCTGGGCGACCTCCTCGCGGAGTTCCTCGAGCGCCTCGAGTATCTCCTCCGGGACGGGTTGTTCCAGCTCCAGGGTAAGGTGGGCGATCTTGGTAGCGTGATCGCCGATGCGTTCGAGCTGTCTGGCGCTGGATTGGTAGTCGAAACAGACCTCCCGGGGGAGCCCCAGCTTCTCTGCGGCCTTCGGGGTCCGCAGCGTCGCCCTGAAGATCCGCGAGACCACGAGCCAGAGCCGGTCGAGGTCGTCGTCGCGCTCGATCACGTCCCGAGAGAGGTCGTCGTCGAGTTCCTCGAGCGCGGCGAGGGCGTCTTCCAGCATCGACAGCGCGATCAACCGCATCCGGGTCACGGCGTTGTGGATCGAAAGCTCCGAGGAGTCGAGCAGGTCACGGATCACGACCGTCTCTTTCGTCTCCTCGAACACCTCGAGGCCGACGAGGCTCTGGACCGCCTCCCGGATCGTGCGGCGCTGTCCGGTCGTGATCCGGCTGCTCTCGAGGACGATGTCGTCGAACCCGCTCACGTACATCGCCGTGACCGCCCGCACGAGCTCCTCGCCGGTCAGGTCGGTCACGTCCAGCGTCCCCTCCGTCCGTTCCTCCTCGGTTTTCGGCGTGAGAAACAGCGCGTCGCCCTCCGGATAGAACTCCACTTCGCTTCCGGCCCCGACGTCGTTTGCGGTCGCCCAGGACTTGGGAATCGAAACCGTGTACGTCGACCCCCCGGTGACCTGAACCTTCCGGGTCTCCATATCGGTAGATCCCGACCGTGTATATATAAATTTGTCCAAATATATACCTGGTCGACGCAGATCCGTTTCGGCTGCCAACCGCTCCGCCGCAGTTCACCGGCAGTATCGGCCGGATTTCCGCAGGACGTCGACCGGCCGAAAATAGAGGTAACGTGTCCCAAACATAGGTCTATATAGTTATTATAGTAGAGTATTTAGGTCGTCCTCGCGGACCCGAAACCGATGGAACGGAAACCCCCTGCAGGGGGGAACGAACGGTCGAACACTGACGACGGATCGGACGTCAGTCCGTCGAGATCGTCTCGTCGGCGGTTCCTTTCGGCAGTGGGCGCCTCCACCGCAGCCCTGTCGGTCTCCGGACTCGCGGGCTGTCTCGTTCGTGGAGAACCGAGCCACCTCGAAGGACAGATCGTCGTCGACGGCAGCAACACGTTGTTGCCTCACGGCGCCGCCGTCGCCGAGGAGTTCCAGTGGCGGAACAATCGGGTCCGGATCCCGGTTCGTGGATCCGGAACCGGGGCCGGATTTCAGCTGTTCTGTGAGGGCGCCACGGACGTCCAGAACGCCAGCCGACCGATCCTCGGGCCGGAAGACGTCCCCGAAGGACAGCTCAGCGAGGTAGAGCAGTGCGGGCAGGCCGGCGTCGACTACGTCGAGTTCGAGGCGGCCCTGGACGGGATCGCGATCTGGGTGCATCCCGACAACCACTGGTGTGACTGTCTCACCACCGAGGAGTTGCGACGGATCTGGGAACCCGGCTCCGATGTCGAAACGTGGGGAGACATTCGCGAGGAGTGGGCCGAAGCGGGTCACGATGGCGAACTGGAGCTTTACGGCCGCGACCCGGCCTCGGGAACGTTCGACTCGTTCACGAAAGCGATCAACGACGAGATCGGCGCGATCCGGTCGGACTACTCCGCCAGCGCCGACACCAACGTGATCGTTCGCGGGGTTCGCGGAAGCGAGAACGCCCTCGGCTGGGGCGGACTGGGCTACTACGAGGAGAACAAGGAGGACCTGAAACTCGTCGACATCGACGACGGCGACGGCTGTGTCACCCCGACCAGGGAGACGATCGAGACCGGGACCTACCAGCCGTTGACGCGGGCGATGTACGTCTACTTCAACGTGAACTCCTTCGAAAAGGAGCAGGTCAGAGAGTACGCCCGGTTTTATTTCTCCCCGATCGACGAGCGCGCGGACCGCAGCGACGTCGAACCCGGCGAACAGCTCACGTGGACGCAGTGGGCCGCACGGAAGGTCGGCTACTTCGCGACGACCGACGAATCGGTCCGGGAGGCACGCGACCGACTCGAGGAGGTGCTCGCCCGATATGAGTAGCGTCGACCTCACACGCGCCGGTTCCGGAATAGACGGAACGAAAAACCGGCTGATCCGGTACGTCTTCTTCGCCTGCGCCGCAGTTACCGTGTTGACGACTGCCGGGATCATCGTCGTCCTCGTCGAGGGTGCCGTCGCCTTCTTCAGGGAGGTGTCGATCGTGGAGTTCTTCACGACCGCCGACTGGTCACCGATCATCCGCCCCCGGTCGTACGGCGTGTTGCCGCTGATCTGGGGGACGATGCTCATCGTGGTCGGCAGCGCGGTCATCGCGATCCCGGTGGGAACGGCGACGGCGGTGTACCTCGCCGAATACGCCGACAGACGCGTCCGCAAGGTCGTCAAACCCACGCTGGAGGTACTCGCGGGAATTCCGACGATCGTATACGGCTTCTTCGCGCTGTCGTTCATCACGCCGCTGCTCCAGCGCTTTTTCCCCGAGACGGGGACGTTCAACGCGGCCGCCGGCGCGATCGTCGTCGGCGTCATGGTGATCCCGATGGTCTCGTCGCTTTCCGAGGACGCGATGTCGGCGGTCCCAGACGAGCTCCGTCAGGCGGCCTACGGGCTCGGAGCGACCAAATACGAGGTGTCCACCGACGTGGTGATCCCGGCGTCGGTCTCGGGGATCACTGCGGCGTACATCCTCGCGATCTCGCGGGCCATCGGCGAGACGATGGCAGTCACGCTCGCGGCGGGGATGCATCCGAACGTCACGTTCAATCCACTCGAACCGATCCAGACGATGACCGCTTACATGGTGCAGGTCGGGATCAGCGACGTGTCGGTCGGTTCGATCGGCTATCAGTCGCTGTTTGCGGTCGGCATCACCCTGTTTGCGATGACGCTTTCGATGAACCTGCTCAGCCTCTGGGTCAAATCCCGCTTCCGGGAGGAGTACCAATGAGTGAAGAACCGAGCACCGAACCGGCTGACCCGTTTGCGGGGATCGCCGACGACGTCCACCGAAAGCGGCTGATCGGGCAGGTCTTCGTCGCTATCTGTCTCGCCTCGACGCTCGTGGGGATCGTCGCGCTCGTCGCGCTCGTCGCCGACGTGCTTTATGAATCGTGGGGGTGGGTCACCTGGGAGTTTCTCTCGTATCCACCCTCGCGGTTCGTCGAGAACTACCTGCCCGGCGGACGGGGTGCGGGGATCTATCCGGCGTTGATCGGGTCGATCCTGTTGATCGTTCTCACCGCCGTCTTCACGCTGTTTCTGGGCGTCGGCGCCGCGATCTACCTCGAGGAGTACGCTGCCGACTCCTGGCTCACGAGTTTTATCGAGGCGAACATCGCCAACCTCGCCGGCGTCCCCTCGATCGTGTACGGCCTCCTCGGTCTGGCGCTGTTCGTCCGGGCGGCGGGTCTCGGATCGAGCCTTCTCGCGGGGGCGCTCACCCTCACACTTCTCATCCTCCCGATCGTGATCGTTTCTGCCCAGGAGGCGATCCGGGCGGTGCCCGATTCCCAGCGACGCGCCGCCTACGGCGTGGGGGCGACAGACTGGGAGGTGATCCGCGACATCGTGTTGCCGGCGTCCATGCCCGGGATCATGACCGGGACGATCCTGGCGCTGTCGCGAGCGATCGGGGAGACCGCCCCGATCTTGATGGTCGGCGCCGCGACGTCGATGTTCGTCGCGCCGGTCCGGGACGGTCCGCTCGGGCTGCCGGTGCCGGACTTCCTCGGGCCGTTCGCGGCGATGCCGATGCAGATTTTCGACTGGGCCCGGCTCCCGCAGGCGGATTTCCAACACGTCGCCGCCGCCGGGATCGTCGTGTTGCTCGCGGTGCTTTTGGGGATGAACGCGACGGCGATATACATCAGAAACAGGTACGAGAGACAATGAGTCAGGAATCACAGACAGCGAGTCAGGAAGGATCGCCTGCGAGTCAGGGGCGGATCGACGACGATCTCGAACCGAGCATCGAATCGACACCGGAGGCCCACACCGCGATCGAGACGCGCGACCTGGAGGTGTTTTACGGCGAGGAACGTGCGCTGTATCCGACCTCGGTCCGGCTCCCCGAAAAGCAGGTAACCGCGATCATCGGTCCATCGGGGTGCGGAAAATCGACGTTCCTCCGGTGTTTGAACCGGATGAACGACCTGATCGACGTCGCCCGTATCGAGGGCGAGGTGTTATTTAAAGGCAAGAACGTCTACGACGACGACGTCGACCCGGTGGCGCTGCGCCGCCGGATCGGGATGGTGTTTCAGAAGCCGAACCCGTTCCCGAAGTCGATCTACGACAACGTCGCCTACGGGCTGAAGATCCAGGGGTTCGACGGCGACCTCGACGCCCGCGTCGAGGAGTCGCTCCGCCGGGCGGCGCTGTGGAACGAGGTGAAAGACCAGCTCGGTTCCTCGGGGCTGGATCTCTCTGGGGGGCAACAACAGCGGCTCTGTATCGCCCGGGCGATCGCCCCCGATCCGGAAGTGGTGTTGATGGACGAGCCGGCCTCGGCGCTGGATCCAATCGCCACCTCGAAGGTGGAAGATCTCATCACCGAGCTCGCGGAGGATTACACCGTGATCGTCGTCACGCACAACATGCAGCAGGCGGCCCGCATCTCCGACAAGACGGCGGTGTTTCTGACCGGCGGCCGACTCGTGGAATTCGGAGACACCGACCGCATCTTCTCGAACCCCGAACACCAGCGGGTGGAGGATTACATCACTGGCAAGTTCGGATGATCCACCGTGGACTTCACCCCGAGGCGCCTCCACGGGCCGACACGGGCGAGCGGAGATAGCCTTTTGAAACGAGCCGACGTCACAGGGAACAACGACATGCCACGCACGGATTACCAGGAGAAATTGACCCAGCTCAGGGAGGACGTGCTGTTCATGAGCGAGGTGGTCACCGAGCGGTTACAGATGGGACTCGACGCGCTCGAACAGCAGGACGCCGAACTGGGAGAGGAAGTGATCACCCGAGATCACGAGGTGAACCAGCTGTATCTGGAACTGGAGAAAGACTGCATCGACCTGATCGCGCTCCAGCAGCCCGTCGCCGGCGACCTGCGCTTCATCGCCGCCTCGTTCAAGATCATCACCGACCTCGAACGGATCGCTGATCTCGCGACCAATCTCGGAGAGTACGCAAAGCAGGCCAATCGAAGCGTCTTCCCCGACGTCGACGCCCAGCAGATCGGCGCGAATACTCTCACGATGCTGGATACGGCGATGGAGGCGTACGCGAACGAGGACACGGAGGCGTGTTACGACGTCGCCGCGATGGACGACGACCTCGACCAGCTGTGCGAGGAGGCGAGCGAGGCGGTCGTCCGCGAACTCATCCAGCAGGAGCGGTTCGAGGACGAAGAGGAACTCGAGGGGCTCATGAACGAAGTATCGCGGCTCCTGCTTACGATTCGGGACCTCGAACGCGTCGGCGACCACTGCGTCAACGTCGCGGCGCGGTCGCTGTACATGATCGAAAACGACGACGAATTACTGTACTGATCTGGGCGGTTCGGTTTCCCATTCAATTGTCGATCAGTGGGAGCCGGCTCGATAACACGATCAGCACAACGGTGAGGACGGCAAGTACCAGGAAGGTTTCATCGAAGAATCCGCGGTCTGCGGCTGCGCCGAACGCGATGGGGCTCGCCGCACCGGCCGCGAACACCAGCGTGCGCAAGATTCCGAATCCTGTCCCCTCGACGTCCTCGGGAAGTGCGCCGACGAGATATGACTCGGTGGCAGTTTCGAACGAGAGTAGTGTCCCAAGGAGGATCGAGATGGCGACCAGAAGCCACAGGTGGTCGACAAACGGCAACGCCGCCAGGGCGAGGACGGACGCGACGATCGGGACCGCCGTGTACCGGACGTTGAGCCGGTCGTAGATCATTCCAGAAACCGGGTGAATAATCGCAGTCGAGACGAAATACAGCCCGAATAGCAGGCTGGCGATGACGGGCGAGACGCCTTTCTGCTCGATGAGATACGTCGGATAGAAGCCGGTGAACGCCTGCCAGATCGAAAACCCGACGATCAACACCAGGGTGGCGAGTAGAACCGGGGGGTTTTTGAGTTCACCGGCGACGTATCGCGCGGTCGCAACCGAGACCGTGTCGACTGCACTCCCGGTGTCGTCTGACTCGACCGGAACCGTCACCCACAGCGCGATCGCGACGAGGACGAACGCGGGGATCGCCACACCGAAGCCGAACTGCCATCCCAGCGCAACCGCGATCACGCCCGCGATGGGGGGTAACGCCGCCTGCCCGATCTCCGGGGCGACGTTCGTGATCCCGATCGCGGTGCCGTAGCCGTCGGGATACACCTTCGCGATCGCCGTAAAACGGGCGATCGCATAGAACCCGACGCCGAACCCGAACGCGGCGGTCGCCAGAAACAGCGCAATCGGGGACCCGGCGACGACGATCAACACGACCGAGCCGCCCGAAAGGACCATGCTTGCGACGAGCGTCTTCCGTTCGCCGATCCGGTCTGCAAACAGCCCGCCGGGAAGCTGGCCGAGCGCGTAGGCGGCGAAAAGCACCGTCAACAACGCCCCCGCGGTGGCGAGATCCAGGCCGTAGGCCACACGGAGGTCCGGCAATAACACCGGATAGATCGTTCGCGTCCCGATCGTGAGACCCCAGCCGGCCGCGATGGCAAGCAGGATCGGGCCCCGCCCCTCGCTTGCGAGGTGTCGAAGCTGGCTTGCGACTGACGGGAGATACCGGGAGCACATCGATCGTTCGGGAAGAGATCCGGTTCCGGTGCCTATCACTATTGACGCAAGGCACAGTATTGCCGCAACCGGAGGGTGAGTAACAACTTGCGCCTGGAGCGTCCGTCCTTCAAGCTCAAACCGACAGTTCTTATCTCCCCGGGTCGCCACCACACGGATATGACCGACGTCGATGTCGACGACCTCGCCGACAGCGTCCGGGAGGGGGAGCTCCGGCTCCACGAACTCGAGGAACACGCCGACGCCGACGTGGCGACAGCCGCCCGCCGGCTGCTCGTCTCCGAACAGTCCGGTGCCGACCTCGAAACGATCGGTTCCTACGGGTTCCCGGCCGAAGCGGCCGGACCCAACGTCGAGAACATGCTCGGCGCCGTCCAGGTACCGATCGGCGTGGCCGGCCCCGTCCGGATCCGCGGTGGGGCCCTCGACGACGAGCGGTACCTCCCGCTCGCGACGACCGAAGGGGCACTCGTGGCCTCGGTCAACCGGGGCTGTTCGGTGCTCGACGCCGCCGGCGGGGCATCGGCCCGCGTCACGAAGTCGGGAATGACCCGCGCACCGGTGTTCAAAGTCGAGGATGTCGTCGAAGCGGAGGCGCTCGCGGAGTGGGTTCGCGACAACGTCGACGAACTCGCAGACGCGGCCGAATCCACGACCAGCCACGGCGAACTGCTCGACGTCACGCCGTACGTCGTCGGCGACAACGTCTACCTCCGGTTCCGCTACGACACGAAGGACGCGATGGGGATGAACATGGCGACGATCGCGACCGGGGAGGCGTGTGACCTGATCGAATCGGAGACGGGTGCCTCGCTGGTCGCGCTGTCGGGCAACCTCTGTACGGACAAAAAGCCCGCGGCGGTAAACGCCATCGAGGGGCGTGGGCGGACGGTGACAGCAGACGCGATCATTCCCAGAGACGTCGTCGAGTCGCGGCTCCACACGACGCCGGAGGCGATCGCGGAGATCAACACCCGAAAGAACCTCGTCGGCTCCGCGAAGGCCGGAAGCCTGGGGTTCAACGCCCACGTCGCGAACGTGGTCGCGTCGATGTTTCTCGCGACCGGCCAGGACGAAGCCCAGGTCGTCGAGGGGGCCAACGCGATCACGACAGCGCGGACCCGCGGGGACCCGGGGGACGCCGATCTCTACGTATCGGTGTCGCTTGCGAGCCTCGAGGTCGGCACCGTCGGCGGCGGGACGAAGCTTCCCACCCAGTCTGAGGCGCTGTCACTGCTCGGCGTCGCGGGTGGCGGCGATCCGCCGGGAACGAACGCCGACGCCCTGGCAGAAGCAATCGCCGTCGGGGCGCTCGCCGGTGAACTCTCGCTTCTCGCGGCGCTGGCCTCCAGACATCTCTCGTCTGCGCATGCCGAACTCGGTCGGTGACACCCGCCAGTGGCAGACCGCGCGGGACTGGACTGGCTCCCCGGGAGGACAAAAGCGGCTTTATACTGTGCAACGACGCTCATGGGGATAGCTCGTCTACTATCGAATGGAGGAGCTTCCCGTGCAGACCAATCCCCAACTCGTCGACGATACTGCGCCGATCGACGAGGAGACGATCGACGGCGAACCGCGGGAGTCGTACTCTCCCGCGGAGACGCACCCCGAGCCCGAGCGGATACGGATCGGTGGGCACGACGACTACTCCCTCGATCGGGCGAGTGCGAGAGAGCGGTTCGAGTGGCAGCAGGTCGACTTCTCGACGCGGTGCCACTCCGGGACGCTCATCGAAGGGGTCTGGGAAGGGGTGCCCGTCGCCGACGTGCTGGATGCGGCCGACCCGTCGCCGGAGACGACGCACGTGGCCCTGATCGGCGTCGACGGCTACACTCGGTGCGTCCCGGTGCTCGAGGTGCTGGACGGGATCGTCGGGTTCGACTGCGTCGACGAACGGGACGACGGCGCACCCCGGGTGGTGGCGCCCGGGCTCGACTCCCAGGCGTCGGTGATGCGGCTGCGAGCGATCGAACCGCTGTCGCTTGCCCCCGGCGAGGACCCCGGGGACGTCGAGGTCGCGCTGCCAGAATAGCCCGTATCAGTCCCGCTTTAAAGCCGGATTGGTGACGGCCCCGTCGGCCGCCGAGCCGAAGTCGCGGGCGAACTTCGCGAGAACGCCGCCATCGTAAGGGGGGTCCGGCTCCTCCCACCCTTCGCGACGGCGTTCGAGTTCCTCCTTCGAGAGTGCCACGGACAGCTCCCTGTTCGGCACGTCGACGGTGACCTCGTCGCCCTCCTCGAGCAGCCCGATCGGGCCGCCGACGGCTGCCTCGGGGGCAACGTGGCCGATCATCGGTCCCCGGGTCCCGCCGGAGAACCGGCCGTCCGTAAGCAGCGCGACGTCGTCCTCGTGACCGGCACCCACGACCGCGGCGGTGACCCCAAGCATCTCCCGCATCCCCGGGCCGCCTTTCGGTCCCTCGTTGCGGATTACGATCACGTCGCCGGATTCGACGTCCCCGTCCTGGACGTACGCCATCGCGTCCTCCTCGTGTTCGAAGATCCGTGCGGGACCGACGTGATGAAAGGTGTCGTTGCCGGTCGCCTTCAGCACCGCGCCGTCGGGAGAGAGGTTCCCCGTGAGGATCTTGATCGCGCCCTCGGGCTGTTTCGGCTCGTCGACGGTGTAGAGGAACTCCGCGTCGATCTCGTCGTCGTCCGGGAGATCCAGGGTTTCGAGTTCCGCTTCGATCGTCCGCCCGGTGACGGTCTCGGCGTCGCCGTGGAACAGATCTGCCTCGAGCAGCCGGCGGATCACGATCGGCACGCCGCCCACCTCGTGGAGGTCGTTCATCACGTGGGCGCCGCCGGGCTGGAGGTCGGCGATCTTGGGCGTGCGCCTCGAGATCTCGTCGAACTCCTCGATCGAGAGGTCGACGTCGGCTTCGGCCGCGAGTGCAAGCAGGTGCAAGACGCCGTTGGTCGATCCGCCGATCGCCGTCTGGAGCGCGATCGCGTTCTCGAAGGACTTTCGCGAGAGGATGTCGGAGGGCCGGCGGTCCTCCTCGACGCACTCCAGTGCGAGTTCTCCCGCGCGCTCGGCGACCTCGTACCGTTCGGGATCCTCCGCGGGCGCCGACGCCGACCCCAGGGGTGCCATCCCGAGCGCCTCCGAGATCGACGCCATCGTGTTCGCAGTGAACATCCCGCCACACGATCCCGCACCGGGACAGGCGTTGCGCTCCAGTTCATCGAGTTCCTCGGCCTCCATCGATCCCTCGGCGTACGCGCCCACCCCCTCGAACACCTGCACGATGGTGACGTCCCGTCCCTCGTGTTGGCCCGGCATGATCGATCCGCCGTACAGGAACACCGACGGGAGGTTCGACCGGATCGCGGCCATCATCATCCCGGGGAGGTTCTTGTCACAGCCGCCGATCGTGACCAACGCGTCCATGCGCTCGCCGAACGCCACGAGTTCGACGGAGTCGGCGATCACCTCCCGGGAGATCAGCGAGGCTTTCATCCCCTCTGTGCCCATCGAGATGGCGTCGGAGATGGTGATCGTCCCGAACTCGATAGGCATCCCGCCGTCGTCGTCGATCCCGTCGATCGCGGCGTCGGCGACGTCCTCGAGGTGGACGTTACACGGCGTGATGTCCGCAGCCGGGTTCGCGACCCCGACCATCGGCGAGGAGAGGTCCTCGTCGTCGAATCCCATCGCCCTGAACATCGACCGGTGGGGCGCGCGTTCGGCCCCCGTCGTCACGTCGCTGCTGGGCAGCGACGGATCCTTTTCGCCGGCGAACCGCTCGCCGGAGGACTCTCGTTCGTTCATACCGCTTGGGAGGGGTTCCGGGGGGTTAAAAACCATCGGCCCGGCAGGGATTGCGCGCACGCCGACGTGGTGACACTCCACGTGGCTACGGATCGATCGTTCGGGCGGCCTCGAGCACGTCCTCGTGGACGCCACCGTTCGAGGCCACGAGGCCGCGGGAGTCGTATCGCCACGGCTCGCCGTCGAGATCGGTCACCCGCCCGTCGGCCGTGCGGACCAGATGGACGCCGGCGACGGAATCCCACGGGTTGCACTGGACGTTCGTGATCACGCCGTCGAGCGCGCCGGTCGCGAGCATCGCGAGCTCGAGCTGGGCACAGCCGACGCGCCGGAGGTCGGCAAACCGGGTGACGATCCCCTCGCAGGCGCGGGCGTACTCGTCGCGTCGGTCGAAGCCCCACCACACGGTCGGCGCGACCGCACACGTTTCGGGGTCGGTCCGGTCGCTCGTTTCCATCCGGTTTGCTCCAGGCAGGCCCACGAGGCTCCCGGAGTCGGCTGTCTCGGCGACGAGATCCGCGTCGATCGGTCCCTCGATGGCGACCGCCGTCCGGTCGTCGGCGAGGTACGACTCCCCCAGCGCTGGCGCGTCGATGGCCGTGGCGACCGGTTCCCCGTCGACCACTGCCGCGACCGCGGTAACCCAAAACGGGATGTCGCGGACGTAGTTGTTCGTCCCGTC
The Halalkaliarchaeum desulfuricum DNA segment above includes these coding regions:
- a CDS encoding phosphate signaling complex PhoU family protein; this encodes METRKVQVTGGSTYTVSIPKSWATANDVGAGSEVEFYPEGDALFLTPKTEEERTEGTLDVTDLTGEELVRAVTAMYVSGFDDIVLESSRITTGQRRTIREAVQSLVGLEVFEETKETVVIRDLLDSSELSIHNAVTRMRLIALSMLEDALAALEELDDDLSRDVIERDDDLDRLWLVVSRIFRATLRTPKAAEKLGLPREVCFDYQSSARQLERIGDHATKIAHLTLELEQPVPEEILEALEELREEVAQVIDDAMDALFSEDRDVATRVANDARKSVQRIDEDARRIDSYLRNLDPARAQLLGLIVDSVSRCGDYGGNIAETALQKAAPSP
- a CDS encoding PstS family phosphate ABC transporter substrate-binding protein; its protein translation is MERKPPAGGNERSNTDDGSDVSPSRSSRRRFLSAVGASTAALSVSGLAGCLVRGEPSHLEGQIVVDGSNTLLPHGAAVAEEFQWRNNRVRIPVRGSGTGAGFQLFCEGATDVQNASRPILGPEDVPEGQLSEVEQCGQAGVDYVEFEAALDGIAIWVHPDNHWCDCLTTEELRRIWEPGSDVETWGDIREEWAEAGHDGELELYGRDPASGTFDSFTKAINDEIGAIRSDYSASADTNVIVRGVRGSENALGWGGLGYYEENKEDLKLVDIDDGDGCVTPTRETIETGTYQPLTRAMYVYFNVNSFEKEQVREYARFYFSPIDERADRSDVEPGEQLTWTQWAARKVGYFATTDESVREARDRLEEVLARYE
- the pstC gene encoding phosphate ABC transporter permease subunit PstC, which produces MSSVDLTRAGSGIDGTKNRLIRYVFFACAAVTVLTTAGIIVVLVEGAVAFFREVSIVEFFTTADWSPIIRPRSYGVLPLIWGTMLIVVGSAVIAIPVGTATAVYLAEYADRRVRKVVKPTLEVLAGIPTIVYGFFALSFITPLLQRFFPETGTFNAAAGAIVVGVMVIPMVSSLSEDAMSAVPDELRQAAYGLGATKYEVSTDVVIPASVSGITAAYILAISRAIGETMAVTLAAGMHPNVTFNPLEPIQTMTAYMVQVGISDVSVGSIGYQSLFAVGITLFAMTLSMNLLSLWVKSRFREEYQ
- the pstA gene encoding phosphate ABC transporter permease PstA, with the translated sequence MSEEPSTEPADPFAGIADDVHRKRLIGQVFVAICLASTLVGIVALVALVADVLYESWGWVTWEFLSYPPSRFVENYLPGGRGAGIYPALIGSILLIVLTAVFTLFLGVGAAIYLEEYAADSWLTSFIEANIANLAGVPSIVYGLLGLALFVRAAGLGSSLLAGALTLTLLILPIVIVSAQEAIRAVPDSQRRAAYGVGATDWEVIRDIVLPASMPGIMTGTILALSRAIGETAPILMVGAATSMFVAPVRDGPLGLPVPDFLGPFAAMPMQIFDWARLPQADFQHVAAAGIVVLLAVLLGMNATAIYIRNRYERQ
- the pstB gene encoding phosphate ABC transporter ATP-binding protein PstB; the encoded protein is MSQESQTASQEGSPASQGRIDDDLEPSIESTPEAHTAIETRDLEVFYGEERALYPTSVRLPEKQVTAIIGPSGCGKSTFLRCLNRMNDLIDVARIEGEVLFKGKNVYDDDVDPVALRRRIGMVFQKPNPFPKSIYDNVAYGLKIQGFDGDLDARVEESLRRAALWNEVKDQLGSSGLDLSGGQQQRLCIARAIAPDPEVVLMDEPASALDPIATSKVEDLITELAEDYTVIVVTHNMQQAARISDKTAVFLTGGRLVEFGDTDRIFSNPEHQRVEDYITGKFG
- the phoU gene encoding phosphate signaling complex protein PhoU, which gives rise to MPRTDYQEKLTQLREDVLFMSEVVTERLQMGLDALEQQDAELGEEVITRDHEVNQLYLELEKDCIDLIALQQPVAGDLRFIAASFKIITDLERIADLATNLGEYAKQANRSVFPDVDAQQIGANTLTMLDTAMEAYANEDTEACYDVAAMDDDLDQLCEEASEAVVRELIQQERFEDEEELEGLMNEVSRLLLTIRDLERVGDHCVNVAARSLYMIENDDELLY
- a CDS encoding MFS transporter, coding for MIGTGTGSLPERSMCSRYLPSVASQLRHLASEGRGPILLAIAAGWGLTIGTRTIYPVLLPDLRVAYGLDLATAGALLTVLFAAYALGQLPGGLFADRIGERKTLVASMVLSGGSVVLIVVAGSPIALFLATAAFGFGVGFYAIARFTAIAKVYPDGYGTAIGITNVAPEIGQAALPPIAGVIAVALGWQFGFGVAIPAFVLVAIALWVTVPVESDDTGSAVDTVSVATARYVAGELKNPPVLLATLVLIVGFSIWQAFTGFYPTYLIEQKGVSPVIASLLFGLYFVSTAIIHPVSGMIYDRLNVRYTAVPIVASVLALAALPFVDHLWLLVAISILLGTLLSFETATESYLVGALPEDVEGTGFGILRTLVFAAGAASPIAFGAAADRGFFDETFLVLAVLTVVLIVLSSRLPLIDN
- the hmgA gene encoding hydroxymethylglutaryl-CoA reductase (NADPH), coding for MTDVDVDDLADSVREGELRLHELEEHADADVATAARRLLVSEQSGADLETIGSYGFPAEAAGPNVENMLGAVQVPIGVAGPVRIRGGALDDERYLPLATTEGALVASVNRGCSVLDAAGGASARVTKSGMTRAPVFKVEDVVEAEALAEWVRDNVDELADAAESTTSHGELLDVTPYVVGDNVYLRFRYDTKDAMGMNMATIATGEACDLIESETGASLVALSGNLCTDKKPAAVNAIEGRGRTVTADAIIPRDVVESRLHTTPEAIAEINTRKNLVGSAKAGSLGFNAHVANVVASMFLATGQDEAQVVEGANAITTARTRGDPGDADLYVSVSLASLEVGTVGGGTKLPTQSEALSLLGVAGGGDPPGTNADALAEAIAVGALAGELSLLAALASRHLSSAHAELGR
- a CDS encoding molybdopterin-dependent oxidoreductase — translated: MQTNPQLVDDTAPIDEETIDGEPRESYSPAETHPEPERIRIGGHDDYSLDRASARERFEWQQVDFSTRCHSGTLIEGVWEGVPVADVLDAADPSPETTHVALIGVDGYTRCVPVLEVLDGIVGFDCVDERDDGAPRVVAPGLDSQASVMRLRAIEPLSLAPGEDPGDVEVALPE